A single Bos mutus isolate GX-2022 chromosome 16, NWIPB_WYAK_1.1, whole genome shotgun sequence DNA region contains:
- the SLC25A34 gene encoding solute carrier family 25 member 34 isoform X2 has translation METVPPAVDLVLGASACCLACVFTNPLEVVKTRLQLQGELQKRGTYPRLYRGFVASVVAVVRADGLCGLQKGLAAGLLYQGLMNGVRFYCYSLACQAGLSQQPGGTVVAGAVAGALGAFVGSPAYLVKTQLQAQTVAAMAVGHQHHHEWLPEDSWLVALAGGMISSIAVVAVMTPFDVVSTRLYNQPADGAGRGKLYGGLTDCLVKIWRQEGPLALYKGLGPVYLRLGPHTILSMLFWDELRKLAGRGQHQGS, from the exons ATGGAGACAGTGCCCCCAGCTGTGGACCTGGTGCTGGGTGCTTCAGCCTGTTGCCTGGCCTGTGTCTTCACCAACCCCCTGGAGGTAGTGAAGACGCGGCTGCAGCTTCAGGGGGAGCTGCAGAAACGGGGCACCTACCCTCGGCTCTACCGGGGCTTTGTGGCCTCTGTCGTCGCGGTGGTTCGTGCAGATGGGCTGTGCGGGCTGCAGAAGGGGCTGGCTGCCGGCCTCCTCTACCAGGGCCTCATGAACGGCGTCCGCTTCTACTGCTACAGCCTGGCGTGCCAGGCCGGCCTCAGCCAGCAGCCGGGAGGCACCGTGGTTGCGGGAGCTGTGGCGGGGGCATTGGGAGCCTTTGTGGGGAGCCCTGCTTACCTG GTCAAAACGCAGCTGCAGGCTCAGACGGTGGCCGCAATGGCTGTGGGGCACCAACACCATCACGAG TGGCTCCCGGAGGACAGCTGGCTGGTGGCCCTGGCCGGGGGCATGATCAGCAGCATAGCTGTGGTTGCTGTCATGACCCCCTTCGACGTGGTCAGCACGCGGCTGTATAATCAGCCAGCGGACGGGGCAGGCAGG GGCAAGCTATATGGCGGCCTCACCGACTGCCTGGTGAAGATCTGGCGGCAGGAGGGCCCCCTGGCGCTCTACAAGGGTCTGGGCCCCGTCTACCTGCGCCTGGGCCCCCACACCATCCTAAGCATGCTCTTCTGGGATGAACTCCGGAAACTGGCCGGGCGGGGCCAGCACCAGGGCAGCTAG
- the SLC25A34 gene encoding solute carrier family 25 member 34 isoform X1, translating to METVPPAVDLVLGASACCLACVFTNPLEVVKTRLQLQGELQKRGTYPRLYRGFVASVVAVVRADGLCGLQKGLAAGLLYQGLMNGVRFYCYSLACQAGLSQQPGGTVVAGAVAGALGAFVGSPAYLVKTQLQAQTVAAMAVGHQHHHESLLGALETIWRQQGLAGLWRGVGGAVPRVMVGSAAQLATFASAKAWVQERQWLPEDSWLVALAGGMISSIAVVAVMTPFDVVSTRLYNQPADGAGRGKLYGGLTDCLVKIWRQEGPLALYKGLGPVYLRLGPHTILSMLFWDELRKLAGRGQHQGS from the exons ATGGAGACAGTGCCCCCAGCTGTGGACCTGGTGCTGGGTGCTTCAGCCTGTTGCCTGGCCTGTGTCTTCACCAACCCCCTGGAGGTAGTGAAGACGCGGCTGCAGCTTCAGGGGGAGCTGCAGAAACGGGGCACCTACCCTCGGCTCTACCGGGGCTTTGTGGCCTCTGTCGTCGCGGTGGTTCGTGCAGATGGGCTGTGCGGGCTGCAGAAGGGGCTGGCTGCCGGCCTCCTCTACCAGGGCCTCATGAACGGCGTCCGCTTCTACTGCTACAGCCTGGCGTGCCAGGCCGGCCTCAGCCAGCAGCCGGGAGGCACCGTGGTTGCGGGAGCTGTGGCGGGGGCATTGGGAGCCTTTGTGGGGAGCCCTGCTTACCTG GTCAAAACGCAGCTGCAGGCTCAGACGGTGGCCGCAATGGCTGTGGGGCACCAACACCATCACGAG AGCCTCTTGGGCGCCTTGGAGACCATCTGGCGGCAGCAGGGCCTGGCAGGGCTGTGGCGGGGCGTGGGTGGGGCCGTGCCCCGGGTCATGGTCGGCTCGGCCGCTCAGCTGGCCACCTTTGCCTCTGCCAAGGCCTGGGTGCAGGAGCGACAG TGGCTCCCGGAGGACAGCTGGCTGGTGGCCCTGGCCGGGGGCATGATCAGCAGCATAGCTGTGGTTGCTGTCATGACCCCCTTCGACGTGGTCAGCACGCGGCTGTATAATCAGCCAGCGGACGGGGCAGGCAGG GGCAAGCTATATGGCGGCCTCACCGACTGCCTGGTGAAGATCTGGCGGCAGGAGGGCCCCCTGGCGCTCTACAAGGGTCTGGGCCCCGTCTACCTGCGCCTGGGCCCCCACACCATCCTAAGCATGCTCTTCTGGGATGAACTCCGGAAACTGGCCGGGCGGGGCCAGCACCAGGGCAGCTAG
- the PLEKHM2 gene encoding pleckstrin homology domain-containing family M member 2 isoform X2, translated as MEPREVKDRILENISLSVKKLQSYFAACEDETPAIRNHDKVLQRLCEHLDHALLYGLQDLSSGYWVLVVHFTRREAVKHIEVLQHVATNLGRSRAWLYLALNENSLESYLRLFQENLGLLHKYYVKNALVCSHDHLTLFLTLVSGLEFIRFDLDLDAPYLDLAPYMPDYYKPQYLLDFEDRLPSSVHGSDSLSLNSFNSVTSTTLEWDDSAIAPSSEDGDLTDTVSGPRSTTSDPTSSKASTKSPTQRHNPFNEDQAETVSSSDTTPVHTSSQEKGESHTPDLPDTCTELEVIRVTKKKKTGKKKKPRSDEEASPLHPASTQHMCARQGNGDPVVSSPGPGQGSPDTTLASPPQEGQGPGSTVEGSERSEPGQVGLLIPEMKDTSMERVGQPLSKVIDQLNGQLDPATWRSHVEPPDQSFRTGSPGDAPERPPFCDFSEGLPAPMDFYRFTVESPSAVTSGGGHHDPAGPGQPLHVPGSPAAAGQEEAGGGGGPGQTPRPLEDTPGEAQKPEAQELDAQLPQDGEGLEPEPGTQEALCRLKGDQPSPCLSSAEDSGVEEGQGSPSEMTHSAEFRVDNNHLLLLMIHVFRENEEQLFRMIRMSTGHMEGNLQLLYVLLTDCYVYLLRKGATEKPYLVEEAVSYNELDYVSVGLDQQTVKLVCTNRRKQFLLDTADVALAEFFLASLKSAMIKGCREPPYPSILTDATMEKLALAKFVAQESKCEATAVTVRFYGLVHWEDPQDEFLGPTPCHCSPPEGTITKEGMLHYKAGTSYLGKEHWKTCFVVLSNGILYQYPDRTDVTPLLSVNMGGEQCGGCRRSNTTDRPHAFQVILADRPCLELSADSEAEMADWMQHLCQAVSKGVIPQGVAPSPCIPCCLVITDDRLFTCHEDCQTSFFRSLGTAKLADISAVSTEPGKEYCLLEFSQDSAQPLPPWVVYLSCTPELDRFLSALNSGWKTIYQVDLPHKAIQEASKKKFEDALSLIHSAWQRSDSLCRGRASRDPWC; from the exons ttgCAGAGCTACTTTGCTGCCTGTGAAGATGAGACCCCTGCCATCCGCAACCACGACAAAGTCCTGCAGCGTCTATGTGAGCACTTGGACCACGCTCTGCTCTACGG GCTGCAGGACCTCTCATCTGGTTACTGGGTGCTCGTGGTTCATTTCACCAGGAGAGAGGCCGTCAAGCACATCGAGGTGCTACAGCACGTGGCCACCAACCTGGGGCGCA GCCGGGCCTGGCTGTACCTGGCCCTCAATGAAAACTCCCTAGAGAGCTACCTGCGGCTGTTCCAggagaacctgggtctcttgcacaaGTACTATGTCAA GAATGCCCTGGTGTGTAGCCATGACCACCTGACCCTCTTCCTGACCTTGGTATCCGGGCTGGAGTTCATTCGGTTTGACCTGGACCTG gaTGCCCCTTATTTAGACCTGGCCCCCTACATGCCCGACTACTACAAGCCCCAGTACCTGCTGGACTTTGAAGACCGCCTCCCCAGCTCAGTCCACGGCTCAGACAGCCTCTCCCTCAACTCCTTCAACTCCGTCACCTCCACCACCCTGGAGTGGGATGACAGCGCCATCGCCCCGTCTAGTGAGG ACGGAGACCTCACAGACACTGTCAGCGGCCCCCGCTCCACCACCTCAGACCCAACCAGCAGCAAGGCTTCCACCAAGAGTCCCACCCAGCGCCACAACCCCTTCAATGAGGACCAGGCCGAGACTGTATCCTCCTCCGACACCACCCCTGTGCACACAAGCTCTCAGGAGAAGGGGGAGTCTCACACCCCAGACCTACCGGACACCTGCACAGAGCTCGAGGTCATCAG GGTcaccaagaagaagaaaacaggcaAGAAGAAGAAGCCCAGATCAGATGAGGAAGCAAGTCCACTCCACCCAGCCTCCACCCAGCACATGTGTGCCCGGCAGGGCAATGGCGACCCCGTGGTCAGCAGCCCAGGCCCTGGCCAGGGCTCCCCAGACACCACCCTGGCCTCCCCGCCACAGGAGGGACAGGGGCCTGGCAGCACAGTGGAGGGCAGCGAGCGCTCAGAGCCCGGCCAGGTGGGCCTGCTTATCCCCGAGATGAAGGACACCTCCATGGAGCGCGTGGGGCAGCCCCTGAGTAAGGTCATCGACCAGCTGAACGGGCAGCTGGACCCGGCCACCTGGCGCTCCCACGTCGAGCCCCCGGACCAGTCCTTTCGGACCGGCTCTCCCGGGGACGCCCCGGAGAGGCCGCCATTTTGCGACTTTAGTGAGGGGCTTCCAGCCCCAATGGACTTCTACCGCTTTACCGTCGAGAGTCCAAGTGCTGTTACATCAGGTGGCGGCCACCATGACCCTGCAGGGCCTGGCCAACCGCTGCATGTTCCTGGTAGCCCTGCGGCTGCTGGCCAAGAAGAggcggggggaggaggaggaccaGGACAGACGCCTCGGCCCTTAGAGGACACCCCGGGGGAGGCACAGAAGCCAGAGGCCCAGGAACTGGACGCCCAGCTGCCCCAGGACGGTGAGGGGCTGGAGCCAGAGCCTGGGACCCAGGAGGCTCTTTGCAGACTCAAGGGAGACCAGCCCAGCCCCTGTCTGAGCAGCGCCGAGGACTCTGGGGTGGAGGAGGGCCAGGGGAGCCCTTCTGAGATGACCCACTCGGCAGAGTTCAG AGTAGACAACAATCACCTGCTCCTGCTGATGATCCATGTGTTTCGAGAAAACGAAGAGCAGCTCTTCAGA ATGATCCGGATGAGCACCGGGCACATGGAGGGCAACCTGCAGCTGCTATACGTGCTGCTCACAGACTGCTATGTCTACCTGCTCCGGAAAG GGGCCACAGAGAAGCCATACTTGGTGGAAGAGGCTGTTTCTTACAATGAGCTCGACTACGTGTCG GTGGGCCTGGACCAACAGACGGTGAAGCTGGTGTGCACCAACCGCAGGAAGCAGTTTCTGCTGGACACAGCGGACGTGGCCCTGGCAGA GTTCTTCTTGGCTTCTTTGAAGTCAGCCATGATCAAGGGCTGTCGGGAACCCCCCTACCCCAGCATCCTGACTGATGCCACCATGGAGAAGCTGGCTCTGGCCAAATTTGTGGCCCAGGAATCTAAGTGTGAG gcgaCTGCTGTTACTGTGCGCTTCTatgggcttgtgcactgggaggacccccAGGACGAgttcctgggccccaccccctgccactgCTCACCCCCCGAGGGCACCATCACCAAAGAAGGCATGCTGCATTACAAGGCAGGCACCTCCTACCTGGGCAAGGAGCACTGGAAGACTTGCTTCGTGGTGCTCAG CAACGGGATCCTCTACCAATATCCTGACCGCACCGACGTGACGCCCCTGCTCTCAGTGAACATGGG GGGGGAGCAGTGCGGTGGCTGTCGGAGATCCAACACCACGGATCGGCCCCACGCCTTCCAGGTCATCCTCGCCGACCGGCCCTGCCTTGAGCTGAGCGCCGACAGCGAGGCTGAGATGGCCGACTGGATGCAGCACCTGTGCCAGGCCGTGTCCAAGGGG GTCATCCCCCAGGGGGTAGCTCCCAGCCCTTGCATCCCTTGCTGCCTGGTAATCACCGATGACCGCCTCTTCACATGCCACGAGGATTGCCAGACCAGCTTCTTCCGCTCCCTGGGTACTGCCAAGCTGGCTGACATCAGCGCTGTGTCCACTGAACCGGGCAAGGAGTACTGCCTCTTG GAGTTCTCCCAGGACAGCGCGCAGCCCCTCCCACCCTGGGTCGTCTACCTGAGCTGCACACCTGAACTGGACCGATTCCTATCTGCACTGAACTCGGGGTGGAAAACCATCTACCAG GTGGACCTCCCCCACAAGGCCATCCAGGAAGCCTCCAAGAAGAAGTTCGAGGATGCCCTGAGCCTCATCCACAGTGCCTGGCAGCGGAGCGACAGCCTGTGCCGGGGCAGAGCCTCCCGGGACCCCTGGTGCTGA
- the PLEKHM2 gene encoding pleckstrin homology domain-containing family M member 2 isoform X3 — protein MRPLPSATTTKSCSVYVSTWTTLCSTGRAWLYLALNENSLESYLRLFQENLGLLHKYYVKNALVCSHDHLTLFLTLVSGLEFIRFDLDLDAPYLDLAPYMPDYYKPQYLLDFEDRLPSSVHGSDSLSLNSFNSVTSTTLEWDDSAIAPSSEDYDFGDVFPAVPSVPSTDWEDGDLTDTVSGPRSTTSDPTSSKASTKSPTQRHNPFNEDQAETVSSSDTTPVHTSSQEKGESHTPDLPDTCTELEVIRVTKKKKTGKKKKPRSDEEASPLHPASTQHMCARQGNGDPVVSSPGPGQGSPDTTLASPPQEGQGPGSTVEGSERSEPGQVGLLIPEMKDTSMERVGQPLSKVIDQLNGQLDPATWRSHVEPPDQSFRTGSPGDAPERPPFCDFSEGLPAPMDFYRFTVESPSAVTSGGGHHDPAGPGQPLHVPGSPAAAGQEEAGGGGGPGQTPRPLEDTPGEAQKPEAQELDAQLPQDGEGLEPEPGTQEALCRLKGDQPSPCLSSAEDSGVEEGQGSPSEMTHSAEFRVDNNHLLLLMIHVFRENEEQLFRMIRMSTGHMEGNLQLLYVLLTDCYVYLLRKGATEKPYLVEEAVSYNELDYVSVGLDQQTVKLVCTNRRKQFLLDTADVALAEFFLASLKSAMIKGCREPPYPSILTDATMEKLALAKFVAQESKCEATAVTVRFYGLVHWEDPQDEFLGPTPCHCSPPEGTITKEGMLHYKAGTSYLGKEHWKTCFVVLSNGILYQYPDRTDVTPLLSVNMGGEQCGGCRRSNTTDRPHAFQVILADRPCLELSADSEAEMADWMQHLCQAVSKGVIPQGVAPSPCIPCCLVITDDRLFTCHEDCQTSFFRSLGTAKLADISAVSTEPGKEYCLLEFSQDSAQPLPPWVVYLSCTPELDRFLSALNSGWKTIYQVDLPHKAIQEASKKKFEDALSLIHSAWQRSDSLCRGRASRDPWC, from the exons ATGAGACCCCTGCCATCCGCAACCACGACAAAGTCCTGCAGCGTCTATGTGAGCACTTGGACCACGCTCTGCTCTACGG GCCGGGCCTGGCTGTACCTGGCCCTCAATGAAAACTCCCTAGAGAGCTACCTGCGGCTGTTCCAggagaacctgggtctcttgcacaaGTACTATGTCAA GAATGCCCTGGTGTGTAGCCATGACCACCTGACCCTCTTCCTGACCTTGGTATCCGGGCTGGAGTTCATTCGGTTTGACCTGGACCTG gaTGCCCCTTATTTAGACCTGGCCCCCTACATGCCCGACTACTACAAGCCCCAGTACCTGCTGGACTTTGAAGACCGCCTCCCCAGCTCAGTCCACGGCTCAGACAGCCTCTCCCTCAACTCCTTCAACTCCGTCACCTCCACCACCCTGGAGTGGGATGACAGCGCCATCGCCCCGTCTAGTGAGG ATTATGATTTTGGAGATGTGTTTCCAGCAGTGCCGTCTGTACCCAGCACAGACTGGGAAG ACGGAGACCTCACAGACACTGTCAGCGGCCCCCGCTCCACCACCTCAGACCCAACCAGCAGCAAGGCTTCCACCAAGAGTCCCACCCAGCGCCACAACCCCTTCAATGAGGACCAGGCCGAGACTGTATCCTCCTCCGACACCACCCCTGTGCACACAAGCTCTCAGGAGAAGGGGGAGTCTCACACCCCAGACCTACCGGACACCTGCACAGAGCTCGAGGTCATCAG GGTcaccaagaagaagaaaacaggcaAGAAGAAGAAGCCCAGATCAGATGAGGAAGCAAGTCCACTCCACCCAGCCTCCACCCAGCACATGTGTGCCCGGCAGGGCAATGGCGACCCCGTGGTCAGCAGCCCAGGCCCTGGCCAGGGCTCCCCAGACACCACCCTGGCCTCCCCGCCACAGGAGGGACAGGGGCCTGGCAGCACAGTGGAGGGCAGCGAGCGCTCAGAGCCCGGCCAGGTGGGCCTGCTTATCCCCGAGATGAAGGACACCTCCATGGAGCGCGTGGGGCAGCCCCTGAGTAAGGTCATCGACCAGCTGAACGGGCAGCTGGACCCGGCCACCTGGCGCTCCCACGTCGAGCCCCCGGACCAGTCCTTTCGGACCGGCTCTCCCGGGGACGCCCCGGAGAGGCCGCCATTTTGCGACTTTAGTGAGGGGCTTCCAGCCCCAATGGACTTCTACCGCTTTACCGTCGAGAGTCCAAGTGCTGTTACATCAGGTGGCGGCCACCATGACCCTGCAGGGCCTGGCCAACCGCTGCATGTTCCTGGTAGCCCTGCGGCTGCTGGCCAAGAAGAggcggggggaggaggaggaccaGGACAGACGCCTCGGCCCTTAGAGGACACCCCGGGGGAGGCACAGAAGCCAGAGGCCCAGGAACTGGACGCCCAGCTGCCCCAGGACGGTGAGGGGCTGGAGCCAGAGCCTGGGACCCAGGAGGCTCTTTGCAGACTCAAGGGAGACCAGCCCAGCCCCTGTCTGAGCAGCGCCGAGGACTCTGGGGTGGAGGAGGGCCAGGGGAGCCCTTCTGAGATGACCCACTCGGCAGAGTTCAG AGTAGACAACAATCACCTGCTCCTGCTGATGATCCATGTGTTTCGAGAAAACGAAGAGCAGCTCTTCAGA ATGATCCGGATGAGCACCGGGCACATGGAGGGCAACCTGCAGCTGCTATACGTGCTGCTCACAGACTGCTATGTCTACCTGCTCCGGAAAG GGGCCACAGAGAAGCCATACTTGGTGGAAGAGGCTGTTTCTTACAATGAGCTCGACTACGTGTCG GTGGGCCTGGACCAACAGACGGTGAAGCTGGTGTGCACCAACCGCAGGAAGCAGTTTCTGCTGGACACAGCGGACGTGGCCCTGGCAGA GTTCTTCTTGGCTTCTTTGAAGTCAGCCATGATCAAGGGCTGTCGGGAACCCCCCTACCCCAGCATCCTGACTGATGCCACCATGGAGAAGCTGGCTCTGGCCAAATTTGTGGCCCAGGAATCTAAGTGTGAG gcgaCTGCTGTTACTGTGCGCTTCTatgggcttgtgcactgggaggacccccAGGACGAgttcctgggccccaccccctgccactgCTCACCCCCCGAGGGCACCATCACCAAAGAAGGCATGCTGCATTACAAGGCAGGCACCTCCTACCTGGGCAAGGAGCACTGGAAGACTTGCTTCGTGGTGCTCAG CAACGGGATCCTCTACCAATATCCTGACCGCACCGACGTGACGCCCCTGCTCTCAGTGAACATGGG GGGGGAGCAGTGCGGTGGCTGTCGGAGATCCAACACCACGGATCGGCCCCACGCCTTCCAGGTCATCCTCGCCGACCGGCCCTGCCTTGAGCTGAGCGCCGACAGCGAGGCTGAGATGGCCGACTGGATGCAGCACCTGTGCCAGGCCGTGTCCAAGGGG GTCATCCCCCAGGGGGTAGCTCCCAGCCCTTGCATCCCTTGCTGCCTGGTAATCACCGATGACCGCCTCTTCACATGCCACGAGGATTGCCAGACCAGCTTCTTCCGCTCCCTGGGTACTGCCAAGCTGGCTGACATCAGCGCTGTGTCCACTGAACCGGGCAAGGAGTACTGCCTCTTG GAGTTCTCCCAGGACAGCGCGCAGCCCCTCCCACCCTGGGTCGTCTACCTGAGCTGCACACCTGAACTGGACCGATTCCTATCTGCACTGAACTCGGGGTGGAAAACCATCTACCAG GTGGACCTCCCCCACAAGGCCATCCAGGAAGCCTCCAAGAAGAAGTTCGAGGATGCCCTGAGCCTCATCCACAGTGCCTGGCAGCGGAGCGACAGCCTGTGCCGGGGCAGAGCCTCCCGGGACCCCTGGTGCTGA
- the PLEKHM2 gene encoding pleckstrin homology domain-containing family M member 2 isoform X1 produces the protein MEPREVKDRILENISLSVKKLQSYFAACEDETPAIRNHDKVLQRLCEHLDHALLYGLQDLSSGYWVLVVHFTRREAVKHIEVLQHVATNLGRSRAWLYLALNENSLESYLRLFQENLGLLHKYYVKNALVCSHDHLTLFLTLVSGLEFIRFDLDLDAPYLDLAPYMPDYYKPQYLLDFEDRLPSSVHGSDSLSLNSFNSVTSTTLEWDDSAIAPSSEDYDFGDVFPAVPSVPSTDWEDGDLTDTVSGPRSTTSDPTSSKASTKSPTQRHNPFNEDQAETVSSSDTTPVHTSSQEKGESHTPDLPDTCTELEVIRVTKKKKTGKKKKPRSDEEASPLHPASTQHMCARQGNGDPVVSSPGPGQGSPDTTLASPPQEGQGPGSTVEGSERSEPGQVGLLIPEMKDTSMERVGQPLSKVIDQLNGQLDPATWRSHVEPPDQSFRTGSPGDAPERPPFCDFSEGLPAPMDFYRFTVESPSAVTSGGGHHDPAGPGQPLHVPGSPAAAGQEEAGGGGGPGQTPRPLEDTPGEAQKPEAQELDAQLPQDGEGLEPEPGTQEALCRLKGDQPSPCLSSAEDSGVEEGQGSPSEMTHSAEFRVDNNHLLLLMIHVFRENEEQLFRMIRMSTGHMEGNLQLLYVLLTDCYVYLLRKGATEKPYLVEEAVSYNELDYVSVGLDQQTVKLVCTNRRKQFLLDTADVALAEFFLASLKSAMIKGCREPPYPSILTDATMEKLALAKFVAQESKCEATAVTVRFYGLVHWEDPQDEFLGPTPCHCSPPEGTITKEGMLHYKAGTSYLGKEHWKTCFVVLSNGILYQYPDRTDVTPLLSVNMGGEQCGGCRRSNTTDRPHAFQVILADRPCLELSADSEAEMADWMQHLCQAVSKGVIPQGVAPSPCIPCCLVITDDRLFTCHEDCQTSFFRSLGTAKLADISAVSTEPGKEYCLLEFSQDSAQPLPPWVVYLSCTPELDRFLSALNSGWKTIYQVDLPHKAIQEASKKKFEDALSLIHSAWQRSDSLCRGRASRDPWC, from the exons ttgCAGAGCTACTTTGCTGCCTGTGAAGATGAGACCCCTGCCATCCGCAACCACGACAAAGTCCTGCAGCGTCTATGTGAGCACTTGGACCACGCTCTGCTCTACGG GCTGCAGGACCTCTCATCTGGTTACTGGGTGCTCGTGGTTCATTTCACCAGGAGAGAGGCCGTCAAGCACATCGAGGTGCTACAGCACGTGGCCACCAACCTGGGGCGCA GCCGGGCCTGGCTGTACCTGGCCCTCAATGAAAACTCCCTAGAGAGCTACCTGCGGCTGTTCCAggagaacctgggtctcttgcacaaGTACTATGTCAA GAATGCCCTGGTGTGTAGCCATGACCACCTGACCCTCTTCCTGACCTTGGTATCCGGGCTGGAGTTCATTCGGTTTGACCTGGACCTG gaTGCCCCTTATTTAGACCTGGCCCCCTACATGCCCGACTACTACAAGCCCCAGTACCTGCTGGACTTTGAAGACCGCCTCCCCAGCTCAGTCCACGGCTCAGACAGCCTCTCCCTCAACTCCTTCAACTCCGTCACCTCCACCACCCTGGAGTGGGATGACAGCGCCATCGCCCCGTCTAGTGAGG ATTATGATTTTGGAGATGTGTTTCCAGCAGTGCCGTCTGTACCCAGCACAGACTGGGAAG ACGGAGACCTCACAGACACTGTCAGCGGCCCCCGCTCCACCACCTCAGACCCAACCAGCAGCAAGGCTTCCACCAAGAGTCCCACCCAGCGCCACAACCCCTTCAATGAGGACCAGGCCGAGACTGTATCCTCCTCCGACACCACCCCTGTGCACACAAGCTCTCAGGAGAAGGGGGAGTCTCACACCCCAGACCTACCGGACACCTGCACAGAGCTCGAGGTCATCAG GGTcaccaagaagaagaaaacaggcaAGAAGAAGAAGCCCAGATCAGATGAGGAAGCAAGTCCACTCCACCCAGCCTCCACCCAGCACATGTGTGCCCGGCAGGGCAATGGCGACCCCGTGGTCAGCAGCCCAGGCCCTGGCCAGGGCTCCCCAGACACCACCCTGGCCTCCCCGCCACAGGAGGGACAGGGGCCTGGCAGCACAGTGGAGGGCAGCGAGCGCTCAGAGCCCGGCCAGGTGGGCCTGCTTATCCCCGAGATGAAGGACACCTCCATGGAGCGCGTGGGGCAGCCCCTGAGTAAGGTCATCGACCAGCTGAACGGGCAGCTGGACCCGGCCACCTGGCGCTCCCACGTCGAGCCCCCGGACCAGTCCTTTCGGACCGGCTCTCCCGGGGACGCCCCGGAGAGGCCGCCATTTTGCGACTTTAGTGAGGGGCTTCCAGCCCCAATGGACTTCTACCGCTTTACCGTCGAGAGTCCAAGTGCTGTTACATCAGGTGGCGGCCACCATGACCCTGCAGGGCCTGGCCAACCGCTGCATGTTCCTGGTAGCCCTGCGGCTGCTGGCCAAGAAGAggcggggggaggaggaggaccaGGACAGACGCCTCGGCCCTTAGAGGACACCCCGGGGGAGGCACAGAAGCCAGAGGCCCAGGAACTGGACGCCCAGCTGCCCCAGGACGGTGAGGGGCTGGAGCCAGAGCCTGGGACCCAGGAGGCTCTTTGCAGACTCAAGGGAGACCAGCCCAGCCCCTGTCTGAGCAGCGCCGAGGACTCTGGGGTGGAGGAGGGCCAGGGGAGCCCTTCTGAGATGACCCACTCGGCAGAGTTCAG AGTAGACAACAATCACCTGCTCCTGCTGATGATCCATGTGTTTCGAGAAAACGAAGAGCAGCTCTTCAGA ATGATCCGGATGAGCACCGGGCACATGGAGGGCAACCTGCAGCTGCTATACGTGCTGCTCACAGACTGCTATGTCTACCTGCTCCGGAAAG GGGCCACAGAGAAGCCATACTTGGTGGAAGAGGCTGTTTCTTACAATGAGCTCGACTACGTGTCG GTGGGCCTGGACCAACAGACGGTGAAGCTGGTGTGCACCAACCGCAGGAAGCAGTTTCTGCTGGACACAGCGGACGTGGCCCTGGCAGA GTTCTTCTTGGCTTCTTTGAAGTCAGCCATGATCAAGGGCTGTCGGGAACCCCCCTACCCCAGCATCCTGACTGATGCCACCATGGAGAAGCTGGCTCTGGCCAAATTTGTGGCCCAGGAATCTAAGTGTGAG gcgaCTGCTGTTACTGTGCGCTTCTatgggcttgtgcactgggaggacccccAGGACGAgttcctgggccccaccccctgccactgCTCACCCCCCGAGGGCACCATCACCAAAGAAGGCATGCTGCATTACAAGGCAGGCACCTCCTACCTGGGCAAGGAGCACTGGAAGACTTGCTTCGTGGTGCTCAG CAACGGGATCCTCTACCAATATCCTGACCGCACCGACGTGACGCCCCTGCTCTCAGTGAACATGGG GGGGGAGCAGTGCGGTGGCTGTCGGAGATCCAACACCACGGATCGGCCCCACGCCTTCCAGGTCATCCTCGCCGACCGGCCCTGCCTTGAGCTGAGCGCCGACAGCGAGGCTGAGATGGCCGACTGGATGCAGCACCTGTGCCAGGCCGTGTCCAAGGGG GTCATCCCCCAGGGGGTAGCTCCCAGCCCTTGCATCCCTTGCTGCCTGGTAATCACCGATGACCGCCTCTTCACATGCCACGAGGATTGCCAGACCAGCTTCTTCCGCTCCCTGGGTACTGCCAAGCTGGCTGACATCAGCGCTGTGTCCACTGAACCGGGCAAGGAGTACTGCCTCTTG GAGTTCTCCCAGGACAGCGCGCAGCCCCTCCCACCCTGGGTCGTCTACCTGAGCTGCACACCTGAACTGGACCGATTCCTATCTGCACTGAACTCGGGGTGGAAAACCATCTACCAG GTGGACCTCCCCCACAAGGCCATCCAGGAAGCCTCCAAGAAGAAGTTCGAGGATGCCCTGAGCCTCATCCACAGTGCCTGGCAGCGGAGCGACAGCCTGTGCCGGGGCAGAGCCTCCCGGGACCCCTGGTGCTGA